Sequence from the Halobaculum rubrum genome:
CCGGTGCCGTCCGCGGCCGTCGAGTAGTCGCTCTCGAACGCACGATCGCGGACGTTCGCGGGGATCCCCGGGCCGTCGTCCGCGACGCGGAACCCGTCCTCGAGGTCATCAACGGTGACGGCGACGTCGTCGCCGGCGTGGTCGACCGCGTTTCGAAGGAGGTTCTCGAGCAGCTGCGTGAGGCGATCGGGGTCGGCGACGACGCGACTCGTCGTCTCGATCGAGACGCTCGCGTTCGACCCGTCCGTCGCGGTTTCCCACGCCGACTCGGCGATCGACGCGAGGTCGACCGGTTCGGTCTCGTCGATCACCGCCCCCTCGCGCGCGAGCATCAGCAGGTCGTCGACGAGCGTCGTCATGTCCTCGACCGCCCGCTCGGCGCGCTCGAGGTGGTCCCCGTCGCCGGTTTCGCGCGCCAGCTCCAACGATCCGGAGAGGACGTTCAGCGGGTTTCGCAGGTCGTGGGAAACGACGCTCGCGAACGACTCGAGCTGCTCGTTCTTCCGGCGCAGCGCGTCCTCGCGCTCCTTGCGCTCGGAGACGTCCCGGATGACGCCGACCCGTCCGAGCTCGATATCGCCGCTCGTCACCCGCTTGAACCGGAGCTCCGCGGGGAACCGGTCGCCGTCGGCCGTGAGGAAGTCGTACTCGACGACTCCGACGTCGCGCTCGCCCGCGGCGATCTCCTCCAGCGCCGCCCGCGCCCGCTCGGCCGCCTCGTCGGTGACCCAGTCGTAGATGTGGGTCCCGACCAGCGTTCCGGCGTCGACGCCCTTCATCTCCGCGTAGCGCTGGTTGACGTAGACGATATCGCCGTCGGGGTCGAGGGCGTACACCGCGTCGTCGAGATCGTCGAGGACGGTTTCGTACAGCAGCAGCTCGCGGTCGCGGCGGTCCTCGTCGCCGGGCGGCCCCTGGGTATCAGTCATCGAGAAGGTCTCGTCCGTGTGTCGGCCCATCGCGGCAAAACAGTACCGTCTCCGGCGGTCGAAGCGACGCGATCTACTCGTCGTCGGGCGCCTCGAACGTCACCGTCGTCAGGGTCCGCCCGAGGTGACACACCTCGTGTGGCGGGTCGCCGTGAACCTCCGCGATACGGTACTCCTCGTCGAAGTCGGCCCCCAGCGGCTCACACAGCTCGTGGCTCGGGCAGTCGACGTGCGGACACGGTCCCTCGAGCGATCCCCTCGAACCGGCGTACGCGCCCCGGGAGGCGACGTTCGCGGTGACGGACGCCGGCTCGACATCGACGGCGCGGACGCTCGCGTCCGCGTGGACAGCGCAGTCGAGCGCCTGCGTCCCGTCGCGGACGCCGGTCACGCGGTATCGCCGCCCCTCGGTGAGGTTGAGACACTGGCCGCGGTACGGACAGCCCTCGCAGGCACTGGACTCCCCCTGGTAGACGAACTCGGTTCCCTCGGCGGCGAGTTGTGTACCGATGAGCGTGACAGTGGACATGGTGGAGATATCCCGCGCGCCGCTGATAACGGCGTCGCCGGGCGGCTCGTAAGTCGGCGGGTGACCCGACGGTC
This genomic interval carries:
- a CDS encoding two-component system sensor histidine kinase NtrB, coding for MTDTQGPPGDEDRRDRELLLYETVLDDLDDAVYALDPDGDIVYVNQRYAEMKGVDAGTLVGTHIYDWVTDEAAERARAALEEIAAGERDVGVVEYDFLTADGDRFPAELRFKRVTSGDIELGRVGVIRDVSERKEREDALRRKNEQLESFASVVSHDLRNPLNVLSGSLELARETGDGDHLERAERAVEDMTTLVDDLLMLAREGAVIDETEPVDLASIAESAWETATDGSNASVSIETTSRVVADPDRLTQLLENLLRNAVDHAGDDVAVTVDDLEDGFRVADDGPGIPANVRDRAFESDYSTAADGTGFGLAIVAEIADAHGWSVSVDDAADGGAAIEIRGVERAPGE
- a CDS encoding UPF0179 family protein, with amino-acid sequence MSTVTLIGTQLAAEGTEFVYQGESSACEGCPYRGQCLNLTEGRRYRVTGVRDGTQALDCAVHADASVRAVDVEPASVTANVASRGAYAGSRGSLEGPCPHVDCPSHELCEPLGADFDEEYRIAEVHGDPPHEVCHLGRTLTTVTFEAPDDE